The sequence CATGAGTATATACTCATATTGTGCCTCGCTAAACCCCATATCTCGAGCATAGCTTAAGCCCTTTATTGACTGATGTAAAACACGAAAAGGTATGGTACATTCATGCAAACTCCATAATTCTTCTGCTATACGAGCTGAACCATCAGTAGAAGCATTGTCAATAAGAAGCACTTCCCAATTTACGTCAGAAGGTACATTTTGTTGGGCAATGTGACGCAAGGTTGGCTCCAAACGGCTTGCCCCGTTATAGGTACAGATAACAATTGATACGCCGTTTTGCATTAATAATTAAGTAATAGTCTACTATATAAATAGGCAGCTTTTAAATATAAAAGCATATCTTGATGCAAATGAAGACATCCTTTTATTTGTGCGTAAACAATCTGTTTATCACGCGATTTTACCCATTCATGATTAGCCCTACCTAGATAGGAATGAGCGTATTTTTTTAACGAGTTTCTTTTAACCTCGTAACGTTCACTTTCAGGTAAATACTGTTGAATTGTCTCAATAACCCATAACAAATCGCGCAAATTTTGGCCTGTTTGTAATGATTGAGTAGAAATAGAGGTCGAGTGAAGGCGATAGGCTGCTAAAACGTTTGGTGTATACGCTATTGGATATTTATGAGCAATACGTGTCCACATTTCCCAATCTTCACCATAGGTTACACCATAAAACCCACCTAATTGCTCATAGACCTCTCGTTTAACCGTTATACTACAATACTGTATTCGTTGTGCAATGGCTAAGCGCATTAGCCAATTACTTAGAATACCATTGTTCGAAGCCTCTTCGTCTGTGGGTTTGATTAGATGGCCATTTTCATCTAAGTGATTGTGTCTGCAAAAAGCAGCTCCAATCTCAGGATAGCTATCAAATAATGAAGCTATTGCATTGTAGTATCCGTTATAAACTTTATCGTCGCCATGCAATAAATGGATTAACTGGCCACGTGACCGGTTTAGACAAGTCTCAAAATTACGAAGGCTCCCAACGTTATGAGGTTGCCGAAAATAGGTAATTCTTCCTTGACCAATTTCAGCCACCAATGAAGCAATATCGCCATCAGTGCTAGCATCATCAATAACTTCGATCTGCATTTGGGATGGCCCCATATCTTGCATTAGTACACTAGTTAATGTTTCTTTTAAGTAGTGTGCGCAATTATAAACGGGGATCATAACCGACCAGAGTACCCTTTTTTCGGCTACCGAGACTGGATTTATAGGAGGAGGTTCTAGAGGTATACGGTTCAAGACTAGTGTGGATGTTACTGTTAATGCCAATAATATCTCTATATTCTATAGAATCACTGCCAATAAGTTTATGCTTACAGACAGTAAATTTTGATACCTATTGATAAACAGAGATTTTCCAACATAACCAGCTTCCAGACTGCCGAAGTTAGTATGTAGAAGTGGTTGTAAATTTATTAATAAATATTATAATAACTTACACCATAGAATATAACTTAAATGCAAGTTTTATGCAGAGCCTTAAAGTTGTTTCTCAGCACCCCTGGAAGGGCAGATTGTCATTACTTTTTAAGAGATGGACAATAGAGAAGCTCCTATAACAAATAGCTTTTCTGATCCTGATGAGCCTGCATCTTTCGGAGAATTCTGTCCAACACTTCGACTGTCCGAACAATAGTGGGCCCTTTATTCAACATCACGCATTCTGCGAGGTGGCCCATAGATCCATTCATAATCTCCGTTTAGGAGAAAGTGGCCCTAGTTTAGCTATCCTTCTAACACTTGCGTTGCCCAGATGAGTAGCCTGTGAGCTGCTTCACTCAGCTACGCAATTTCCTCTGTACTTCGGCTAGTTACTCAAACAGCATTCAACAGCCAGACCACCCCGAGCCAGCATGATTCAAAGTGTGGTTATATTTGTTGATCGTTTTTCTTTACCGGTATTCGATTAAGTCCGTCAAGTTGGGCTTAGATGGCTACCCGTTTAGACATCGGTTAGTGGGTATTGGCGTGAGTGAAGACAGATTTATTGGTGTAAGGTCAGATTCTTAAAACTTGGCTCTGCAGATACAGAAACCGATATGACGTCCACTTCATTACTGACTAATTCAACGATCAATATTATTTATGTTCCTCGATCTCTTTTAATTTATTTTTCGCTTCTTCGTAGCCTGGATAGATTGTAAGTGCTTTTTTGTAATAGGCTATAGCATCGGCTTTTCTGTTCAATGCCAAATAAATATTTCCCATTGTTACCATAACTAAATCTCGATTAGAAAATTCTGCTACATTATTCTCTCCAATGATTCTTGCATCTTCATATCGTTTCAGTGTTTGTAATTGTTCTGCCAGGAAATTCATAGAGATCCAGTCAATATAATATCGAGCAGTATCTGCTTTCATTCGCTTATACTCCTCAATTGCTTTTATTACGCCTTGCTCAGCTATTAATTTCTCTATAACTTTATGTATTGGTTTTTTTATATGAACAGGCTTGTTATACAACACCTTGGCTAAATTACCAGTAATTCCAAAAAAATCGGTTGGAGAACTATTGCATAGAACAATTATTAAACTATTTGTAGAAGGAATTCGAACTATAAACGATAAAAAACCTTCGGTCATTCCTAAGTGAAAATTTGAAAATACGCTATCAGTGGTCGTGTATTTAAACTGTTTATTGAACCAGCCATAGCCATATTGGGCTGGCCTAATGCCGGGGGTGAACATTTCTGCTGTAAGTTGTTTGTTGAGCAAAGTATTGTTACTAAGTGCTATATGGAATCTGAAAATATCCTCAACAGTAGAATATAAATCTCCTGTTCCCATAGTATTTGATTGATCACGAAAATCTGAACTAGTATAACCTCCAAAACTATAATCATAGCCTGTAGCTCTTTTATTGACAACTTGCGTATGGAAATAAGAACCTGAACTGTTCATGCCAGTTTTATTGAAAATATCTTCTTTCACTAATTGTGAATATGATTTGCCGGTAACTCTTTCCATAATATAGCCGAGTGTAAAATATCCCCAGCTACTGTAGGCGTATCTTGTTCCTGGTTCAAAGGCCAAAGGCGAATCCATATATACTTTCACATATTCTTCTCTGGAAAAATTTTGTCGACTAATCTTTGGGAAAAAATCCTTTATTATATCATAATTTGGAATTCCTGATGTATGGCTAAGCAATTGCCTGATTGTGACTTTTGCAGCTGGCTTATTGGAAAATTCGGGAAGATAATCTAAAATTGCTTTATCTAATTTAATTAAGCCTTTCTGGACCTGAATGAGCATTAGTGTAGCGGTAAACGACTTTGAGATAGAACCAATCATAAATTTGGTCTCGGTAGTGTTAGGGATGTCCCACTCTCTATTGGCTAATCCAAAAGCAGCTTTATAAATGACCTTGCCATTCTCAGCAACTAAAACACTTCCGTCAAACATATTATAATTGTGATAGGCTCTCATTATTTCATTTAGTTTATCTTTCTTGCTTTGTGCTGGACTTGAATTTATTATCAAGGAAAACAGACCCACAAAAATTAAATACGATTTCATATAGTTATAGATTATAAGGTTGTGGCTAAACTGCATTATTAGTTACTTATTGTTTTTGTTGCTTGCTATAAGAACGGTATTCATTGTAGGATCAGATCACTCGCATGTTAACTAAACAATAACAATTTACCGGGATGATACTATATTCTCATAGTCTTTGAATTAGATCGCCTGTGCGATTACTTCGAGGTACAACACATTATAAATTTAACAAATACTTACTCGGGAATCTATGAAAAAAGAATGAAAGTAATAGATGCGAGAAAACCTGGATCTATTAATGTAAAATGTTAGGTAGTTTATATCCTGACTTTTAAATAGGAAAAATTTATAGAGATCGATCTTTCTTTAAGAGATAGAAATGGTTTCTCGATTAGATACCAGCTTAATACTGAAAAGATAAAAATTATTGAAAAGGAAACTATAAAATTTCCTGTCATGCTTAATTGCTGGCCAATGTACAATAATACAAGCTGTTGGATTGGCCAACCATATAAGTAAAAGCCATATGAAAAGTCGCCGTATTTTGCGAACGTGTAGAATTTTATTTTTTTAGAAAATGCAATGTAAAATAGTATGTAAGATCCGAAAAATGGCTGAACTAACTCAAAATAACCTAACCATCTTGCGCTGATAAGGAGAAGAAATAATGAACTTAAGAATAAGAGAATCGAGCGAGGTATATAGTTTCGATAAAAATAAAAGAATGATCCTGACAAGAAAAATGATAAAAAATGTTCCAGATTCAGGATAGTCATGAATTTTTGTGATGGGAAATAGGGGATAAGATGAGGACTAACGATTCCACTAATATTATATAATTCGTATGTTTTGTAATGTAAAATATTAACTATCAGGATAAAAATATATACTATCAGTAAGGCAAATTTATTTTTGTAAATATTAAGGAATGCCAAAAGAATTATCAATAAATAACACTTGAATTCATATGGGATTGTCCATATTGACGCATTGATCACATTTGGTCTTGGTGCCCCTGTTAATGTTTCTGGTAAAACAGGATACCTTAACAAGAGGATATTGTGTATCAGTTCGCGAACATTAATATGAGCCCAATACATTCTGATATTTTGAAATGGTTGAATTGGTATGCCATTTCCCAAAGGGGCAAAAACAAAAGCACAGAGTAAACAAACAACTATGAATCCCGGATAAATTCGTAAAACTCTCTTTTTTATAAAGGTAAGATAATCTGGATTTTGATCCCAACTTTGTAAAACAAGAAATCCACTAATGATAAAAAAGAAGTTAAGCGCCACCGTGCCAAACCCTACTTGCTTTTCTGAAAATACCCAAAGTGGCTCCGTATAATTGGCCGTGCCATAGTATAGCACATAAGCATGACTGAAGACTACTGTTACCGCCAGAATAAACCTAAAAAAATCCAGGTTATTCTTTCGATCTGTACTTTCAGTGTATAAAAGCTTCATAGTAAACTATATAATTCGTTTAAATTATCGATTGATCTATATTTAGAAGAGAAGCATTATCTTTTTCTTGACAAAAGATAGTTGTAAATAGGGATTGGTAATGTCAAATAAGATATAGTTTTTACGAGCTTTTT comes from Spirosoma aureum and encodes:
- a CDS encoding glycosyltransferase, with translation MIPVYNCAHYLKETLTSVLMQDMGPSQMQIEVIDDASTDGDIASLVAEIGQGRITYFRQPHNVGSLRNFETCLNRSRGQLIHLLHGDDKVYNGYYNAIASLFDSYPEIGAAFCRHNHLDENGHLIKPTDEEASNNGILSNWLMRLAIAQRIQYCSITVKREVYEQLGGFYGVTYGEDWEMWTRIAHKYPIAYTPNVLAAYRLHSTSISTQSLQTGQNLRDLLWVIETIQQYLPESERYEVKRNSLKKYAHSYLGRANHEWVKSRDKQIVYAQIKGCLHLHQDMLLYLKAAYLYSRLLLNY
- a CDS encoding serine hydrolase; the protein is MKSYLIFVGLFSLIINSSPAQSKKDKLNEIMRAYHNYNMFDGSVLVAENGKVIYKAAFGLANREWDIPNTTETKFMIGSISKSFTATLMLIQVQKGLIKLDKAILDYLPEFSNKPAAKVTIRQLLSHTSGIPNYDIIKDFFPKISRQNFSREEYVKVYMDSPLAFEPGTRYAYSSWGYFTLGYIMERVTGKSYSQLVKEDIFNKTGMNSSGSYFHTQVVNKRATGYDYSFGGYTSSDFRDQSNTMGTGDLYSTVEDIFRFHIALSNNTLLNKQLTAEMFTPGIRPAQYGYGWFNKQFKYTTTDSVFSNFHLGMTEGFLSFIVRIPSTNSLIIVLCNSSPTDFFGITGNLAKVLYNKPVHIKKPIHKVIEKLIAEQGVIKAIEEYKRMKADTARYYIDWISMNFLAEQLQTLKRYEDARIIGENNVAEFSNRDLVMVTMGNIYLALNRKADAIAYYKKALTIYPGYEEAKNKLKEIEEHK
- a CDS encoding acyltransferase family protein, coding for MKLLYTESTDRKNNLDFFRFILAVTVVFSHAYVLYYGTANYTEPLWVFSEKQVGFGTVALNFFFIISGFLVLQSWDQNPDYLTFIKKRVLRIYPGFIVVCLLCAFVFAPLGNGIPIQPFQNIRMYWAHINVRELIHNILLLRYPVLPETLTGAPRPNVINASIWTIPYEFKCYLLIILLAFLNIYKNKFALLIVYIFILIVNILHYKTYELYNISGIVSPHLIPYFPSQKFMTILNLEHFLSFFLSGSFFYFYRNYIPRSILLFLSSLFLLLISARWLGYFELVQPFFGSYILFYIAFSKKIKFYTFAKYGDFSYGFYLYGWPIQQLVLLYIGQQLSMTGNFIVSFSIIFIFSVLSWYLIEKPFLSLKERSISINFSYLKVRI